Proteins encoded by one window of Nicotiana tabacum cultivar K326 chromosome 10, ASM71507v2, whole genome shotgun sequence:
- the LOC107759546 gene encoding cell number regulator 8-like — MANNEESNPLLSPEVKDELKKPNKRVISSAAGAIPAAFPMGWTADGLPMGHGVVGETNRRQWDSGLCACFGRNDEFCSSDIEVCLLGMAPCVLYGSNAERLGSAPGTFANHCLLYTGLYMLGQSFFGSNCVAPCFTYPTRTAIRRKFNLEGSCEALNRSCGCCGSFVEDEVQREQCESACDFATHFFCHPCALCQEGRELRRRLPHPGFNAQQVVVMIPPGDQTMGR; from the exons ATGGCCAATAACGAAGAATCAAACCCTCTTTTATCCCCTGAGGTGAAAGATGAGTTGAAAAAGCCCAATAAACGCGTTATTTCTTCTGCTGCCGGCGCAATCCCAGCCGCTTTTCCGATGGGGTGGACTGCTGATGGGCTTCCTATGGGCCATGGCGTCGTCGGTGAGACCAATAGGAGGCAGTGGGATTCTGGCCTTTGCGCTTGTTTTGGCAGGAATGATGAATTCTGCAGCAGTGATATTGAAGTTT GTTTACTTGGGATGGCCCCGTGTGTGCTTTACGGGAGCAATGCCGAGAGACTTGGTTCTGCTCCTGGGACTTTTGCCAATCACTGCTTGCTTTACACTGGCCTCTACATGCTTGGACAATCCTTTTTTGGCTCGAACTGTGTGGCACCCTGCTTTACATATCCCACTCGTACAGCTATACGCCGAAAGTTTAATCTGGAG GGGAGCTGCGAGGCACTCAACAGGTCTTGCGGCTGCTGTGGGAGCTTTGTTGAGGATGAGGTGCAGCGCGAGCAATGTGAGTCAGCTTGTGACTTTGCAACTCATTTCTTCTGCCACCCTTGTGCTCTTTGCCAGGAAGGTCGTGAGCTTCGTCGTAGGCTCCCTCATCCTGGGTTTAATGCCCAACAAGTGGTCGTTATGATCCCCCCGGGTGACCAGACCATGGGCCGCTAA